The nucleotide sequence GAAACGCTGCGCGGCTGCGCGGCCGTGTTCGACCGCGCGGCCCTGGTGGCGCTGCCGCGCGAGATGCGCGGGCCCTACGTCCGCCACGTATACGGCCAATTGCCCGACGACTACCAGGGGCTGTTGATCACCCTGGATTACCCGCAGCACGAAATGGACGGGCCGCCCTTCTGCGTCGGCGACGAAGAAGTCCAGGCGCTGTACGGCGAACCGGGCGCCGACGCCCACCGCATCGCCGAACTCGTCTACCGGCGCGACACCCTGGCGCACGAACCCAAATTCCAAAAGGCCGGCGTGACCCGGCTGGAAACGCTGGTCTACGTACTGCGCCGCCGCGATTGAATCGGGGCACGCATGGCGCACCCGCGCGCCACAGTTGAGCTAAGCTGTGCAAGGCCCGTGCGGCCGCCGCGCAAGCTGACCATCAGCTGACTACAACGAGCGCGGGCATACCAATATGCGAAGGAGGGTACAAGCATGGCCACTGCCATCGACAAGCCAGTCGTACTGGTCCTGATGGGCGTATCCGGCTGCGGCAAGACCACTGTCGCCGCCATTCTTTCCGGACGGCTGGACTGGCCCTTCGAAGAAGGCGACGCCCTGCATCCGCAAGCCAACATCGACAAGATGCACGCCGGCCACCCGCTCACCGACGAGGACCGCGCGCCCTGGCTGGAGAAAGTCGCCCAGTGGGTAGAGCAATGCCTGGACGCGGGCGAAAACGGCTTGATCACCTGCTCCGCGCTGAAGCGCTCCTACCGGGACATCATCAATCGCCGCGGCCAAGGCGTGCGCTTCGTCTACCTGGCCGGCTCCAAGCAGACCATCGCGGCCCGCCTGGCCGCGCGCCACGGGCACTTCATGCCGCCGTCCCTGCTCGACAGCCAGTTCGACGCACTGCAGGAACCCACGCCGGACGAACCCGCCATCCGCGTGGACATCGGCCCGGCGCCTTCCGCCATCGCCAACACCATCATCCAGACGCTAGGCCTGGACGCACAAACAGGAAAGAAGGAAAACCCATGACCCCGTCCGCCGCGTTGACGTCCCACGACACGCAGGTGCTGATCGTCGCCGCGATCGGCATCGTATTGCTGGTGGTATTGATCGTCTGGCTGAAACTGCATGCCTTCATCGCCCTGACCATAGGCGCCCTGTTCGTGGGTGTCGGCTCGGGCATTCCGCTGGAGAAAGTCACCGGCTCGTACGAGGCCGGTGTCGGCGGCGTGCTGGGCTACGTCGGTGTGCTGATCGCCCTGGGCGCCATGCTCGGCAAGCTGCTGGCCGATTCCGGCGGCGCCGACCAGGTCGTGGACCGCATCCTGCGCGGCAGGCCCGCCACCCTGCCATGGAAGATGGCGCTGGTCGCCAGCATCATCGGCATTCCCATGTTCTTCGAGATCGGCCTGGTGCTGTTGATTCCCGTGGTCATGCTGGCCGTGCACAAATCGCGCGGCCCCGCCATGCGCCTGGGCATCCCCGCCCTGGCCGGGCTGTCCGTGCTGCACGGCTTTATCCCGCCGCATCCCGGCCCGCTGGCCGCCATCGCCATCCTGCACGCGGATGTCGGGCTGACGCTGGCGCTGGGCCTGCTGATCGCCATCCCGACGGTGGCCGTGGGCGGCCCTTTGTTCGGCGTCCTGGCCGCGCGCATGGTGCCCATAGGCGCGGCCGGCGCCGGCCTGGCGGTCACCGGATCGGACCGGCCCGCCGAGGCCGCGGGCGACGATTCCGACGCCAAGCCCACGCGCAGTCCTTCCTTCGCCGTCACCCTGATCACCCTGCTCTCGCCCATCGTCCTGATGCTGGCCAAGGCGGCCGCCGATATCTGGCTGGGCAAGGACGATCCGGTACGCCATGTCCTGGACTTCGTCGGCGACCCGGTGTTCGCCCTGCTGATCGCCGTGCTGCTGGCCATGGTGACCTTCGGCACCTCGGTCGGCTTCAATATCTCCGTCCTGGGCAAGAAGATCGCCAACAGCCTGCTGCCCGTGGTCGGCGTAATGCTGATCGTGGGCGCGGGCGGCGGCTTCAAGCAGGCCCTGGTCGACGGCGGCACCGGCGCGGCCATCGCCAAGATCGCCCTGGCCACCGGGCTTTCCACGCTGGTGCTGGGTTGGATCGTCGCCGTCCTGATCCGCCTGGCCACCGGCTCCGCCACCGTCGCGACCGTGACGGCCGCCGGTATCGTGGCGCCGCTGGCCGGGAACCTGCCCCCCAGCCATCTTTCACTGCTCGTGCTGGCGATCGGCGCCGGCTCGCTGTTCTTCTCGCACGTGAACGATGCGGGCTTCTGGCTGGTCAAGGAATACTTCGGCTTGACCGTCGGCCAGACCATCAAGACCTGGTCCCTGATGGAAACCGTGCTGGCCGTGATGGGGCTGATCCTGACCTACGGCCTGTCGCTGGCGATGTAGCGGGATTGCCCGACGCCGGCCGCGCCATCACGCCGGGATGGCGCGCGCGAATTCCGCCAACTCCCTGTTGAAGCGCTGCGGGTATTCCTGGAACGGCGAATGGCCGCATTCCTCGTACCAGGATATCCGCGCATGCGGAATGGCATCCGCGATCATGCGCGCGGCCTGCGGCAACACGATGGTATCGGCCAGTCCCTGCGTGATCAGCACGGGCACTCGCACCTTGCGCAGGGCCGCCACGGTTTCGGCCGGATCGGTGTGCCAGCCCGCGGCCGCGCGCCGCACCGGCATGGGCACGATCGCGTTGTAGCAAAGCGCGCTTTCGTACAGCGAGTGCGCCGGCCGCTTGTGGTAGCAGGCATCCAGGAAGGCCATCGTATGCGCCACTTCCTGCGCCAGGGTCAGGTCCCGGGCCGGCTCGGTCGGCGGCGTCGACGGGCCGGCGGCGCGGGCATCCTCGATGACCCGCGACCCGACGAAGTTCACGCCCGCCAACGCGCCGTCGCCATACCGCATCAGGTACTGCCGCAGGACGCGTCCGCCCATGGACCATCCCACCGCGACCGGCCGGCGCAGGCCCTTGGCCTTCAGCACGGCGGCGATGTCGTCCGCCCAGGCGCTGCGATGGCGGTACGCCGCCACGTCCAGCGGCTTATCGGCGGCGCCATGGCCACGCAGGTCCACGGCCACGATGCGGAATTCGCGCGCCAGCTCGCTGTCGATCTGCGGCGCGAAGCAAAGATGGCATTGCGCCACGCCATGGACCAGGAAGATTTCCCGGCCGTCCGGATTTCCCCATTCATACGCGGCCACGCGCACACCGCCGGCACCCGTCACCATCAAGGGCGCGACGTCGGGTACCGTCCAGGCCTGCTCCCGTTCGTTCGTATCCATCACCGCGAGATTTCCTCCAGGGGGCGCCGCAGCGTGCGGGGGCCGAAGATGGCGATGACCAGGATCATCAAGACCATCGCCACCCCCATGAAGGCCGCCACGCCAGGGGTGCCGCCGACACCCAGGAAAAAGCCGATCAGCAGGCCGACGATGGCGGCGCTGGCCCGCCCCCAGCCGTAGACGAAACCGACGGCGCGCCCGCGCAGGCGCGTCGGAAACTGCTCGGCCTGGTAGCTATGGAAGATAAACGACAGCCAGTTGTTCGACAAGGTAACCAGCACGCCGAAGATAATCACCGCCACGGGGTTCACCTGCATGGCGAACAGCACCATGAAGCCGCCGATGCCGATGCCGGCGCAGACGATCTGCCATTTGGGCTCCATGCGGTCCGCCACCAGCAGCCCCAATAGCGGCCCGAAAGGATTGGCGATGGCGATGATGAAGGCGTACTGCAGGCTCTTGGTGATTTCCACGCCCTTGGCGATCAGCAGCGTGGGGACCCATGCGCTGAAGCCGTAGAAGCCGATCACGGCGAGCAGGTTGAACACGGACATCACGATCAGCCGCTTGCGATGCGGCGGCCGCAGCAGCTCGACGAAATGCCCCTTGGACTCGACCCGCGCGGCGGCCGGCACCTGGGGCGGCGGCAAGGCATGGCCCAGGTCGCGCTCGGCGCTGGCCTCGATCTCGCGCATGATGCTTTCCGCGCGCTCGCGCCGCCCGTGCATGGCCAGCCAACGGGGGCTTTCAGGCAAGGCGCGGCGCAGCCACCACGCGGCCAGCGCCCCCACCGACGCGATGATGGCCACCCAGCGCCAGCCGTCCAGCCCCAGCAATTGCAGCGGCACCAGCAGCCAGCCCAGCAGGGCCACCACCGGCACGATCAGGAACTCGATGAACTGGTACAGCGCGAAGGCGCGTCCGCGCGCATGCGGCGGGACAAGTTCGGGGATAAAGGTGTCTATCGTCACCTGCTCCAGCCCCAGGCCGATGGAGGCGATGAAGCGGAACAGGTCGATGCCGCCGGCCGTGTGCTGGAAAGCCATGATCAGCGTGGCCAGCGAATACCACACCAAAGACACCGTGAAGATGGCCCGCCTGCCGGCCCGGTCGGCCACGAAGCCGAAGAATATCGTTCCGACGAACATCCCCGCGAAGGTGCAGAACACGAAAAAGCCCACGCCGCTCAGGCCGAAGAAGTGCAATGAGCTCGTGGCGAACAGCCCGCTCTTGACCAGCCCCGGCGCGATATAGGCCGTCATGAACAGGTCGTAAAGCTCGAAAATGGCCCCGATGGAAATCAGGAAAACGAAATGCCTGGCCGTGCGGGAATACGGCAGCCGGTCCAGGCGCGCGGCGACGTTCAGCGCATAGTCATCGTCGGACAAGGCCGTGACGGCGGCGGGCGAAGTGCGGGCGGCGGTGCCCGCCGGCGGCGGGGGCGCGGCATCCCGCGGCGCGCCCGCCAAGGCGCGTGTATCCATTGCTCTGTCTCCGGATCGTTATTGTGGTATTTCGAGCCGAATCTTCGAGGAAGCCGCCGCGGCTTCGCAAGGCAAATAAATGCCTGGGGGACATGACAAAAAGTCATGCGGAACGCGCTTGGCGTCAGTGCGCCGCCGACGCGTCCGCCCCGCCGCCGCCCTTGGCCGGCCGGGTGATCCAGATCAGGGGAATGATCAGCAGGAAAATCACCGCCGAGATATAGAAGATGTCATCCAGCCCCATCATCGCGGCCTGCGCATTCAGCAGGTTGTCGAACATCGTGCGCGCGGCGCCGGTGTCCAGGTGCAGGAGCGTGCGTATCGAGTCGATCTGCTGGCTGAACGCCGGATTGGTGGCGGCGGTCACCTCTGTCAGCCGCTCGTGGTGCAGGATGGTGCGGTTATTCCAGACCGTGCCCGCCACCGACGTCCCGATCGCCCCGCAGAACACGCGCACGAAGTTGGACAGGCCGGCCGCCGCCGGGATCTTCTGCGGCGGCTGCCCCGACAGGATGATGGCCGTCAGCGGCACGAAGAACAAGGCCATCGGTATGCCTTGCAGCAGCGTGGGCCACACCAGGTGCCAGGTATCGATCTCGGTGACATAGTTTGACCGCATATAGAACACGCCCGCGAAGCTGACGAACGCCAGCGTCGCGATGATCCGCGCATCGGACTTCGGCAGCAGCTTGCCCATCACCGGCGAGAGCAGCAGGGCGAAGATGCCCAACGGCGCCATCACCAGCCCGGCATCCACGGACCGATAGTTCAGGTACTCCTGCATCCACTGCGGCAACAGCACCAGGTTGCCGAAGAACACGCCGTACGAAATGGAAATCGCGATCGTGCCCCCGCTGAAATTGCGCTGCGCGAACAGGCGCAGGTCGACGATGGGATGGTCCTCGGTCAGCTCCCAGATCAGGAAGAAGGTGAAGCTCACTATCGCTGTCACCGCCAGGCCGACGATCAGGGACGAATTGAACCAGTCCAGGTCGCGCCCCTTGTCCAGCATGATCTGCAGGGCCGCCACCCACGTGATCAGCAACAACAGGCCCACCAGGTCGATGGGCAGCTTGCGCGTCGGCGTCTCGCGCCGGCGATAAATGCTCCACGTCACCAGCGCGGCGAAGATGCCCACCGGGATGTTGATATAGAAAATCCACGACCAGCTGTAGCTGTCGGTGATCCAGCCGCCCAGCGAAGGGCCCGCGATCGGCCCCACGGTGGCCGTCATGGCCCATAGCGCCAGGGCCATGGAGCTTTTCTCCTTGGGATAGGATCCCAGCAGGATCGCCTGCGACATCGGGATCAAGGGGCCGGCCACCGCGCCCTGCAGCACCCGCGCGAACAGCAGCACCGGCAGGCTGGGCGCGATGCCGCACAGCCACGAGGCCAGGGTAAACAGCACGATCGCGCCCACGAACAAACGGATCTGCCCGATCCGCTGCGTCAGCCACCCCGTCAGTGGAATGGACACCGCGTTCGACGCCGCGAACACCGTGATCACCCAGGTGCCCTCATCGACGGACACGCCTAGGTTGCCCGATATCGTCGGGATCGCCACATTGGCGATCGACGTATCGAGCACGTTCATGAAAGTCGCCAGCGCCACCGCCACGGTGGCGAGCACGAGCTGGCCGCCCTGCAGTGGCGGCAAGGAAGGAGATGTTTGCTGAGTAGCCATGGACAACTGCCTGATGCACGCGTACGCGTAGGTTCGCACTTCAAGCTGAACACCACCTGAGAACGGTGCCGGTCCCCCCGCTACTCTGCCCTACCAGCCACCCACCCGATCGTTACCAGCCGCTACACCCCCACACCCAACACCCCACCCCCCACACCCCCGCACCCCACACCACCGCACCCCCACACACCCCTCGTAAGGCACGAGCGTCCCCGCAGGGGGGACGCTCGCGCCGGCCCGGCAAACTCTTCCAGCCACTCACCCCCCCTCCCCCACAACGCGCCAAGCACCCACCCCGTCCCAGCGGCGGTGATCACTCGATACCGCAGTCCGGCGGGGGGATGCCTGTCGCGGGCGGCCCGTCGGAGGGCGAACGAGCGGATACCGAAGGAAGGCGTGCCGCGGACACCATCCACAAAAACACTGTCAAGGAGCGGCCGCCGGACGAGGTGAGCGATGTGGTGTCCGGGGCCCGGGCCCCGGACCGCCTGACCGGGCCGCCCGCGACAGGCATCCCCCCGCCGGACGTCCCATTGCGAACACCGACCACCCGACGACGAACGAACGAACGCGCGAACGAATGAATGAATGAAGGCGCGAATGAAAGAAGGACCGAATGAAAGAAGAAGCGAATGAAAGAACGAATGAACGAAGCCCCAGGCAAAGAACCAAACAATCGAACATCCCCCCATATCGCCCCCCACGACAATCCCCACGCTATCGTTTTCCCCGAAAAATATTGATATGTGGGAAAACCCGTCAATCCCCTTTGACCGCGTTTCAACCCCGCCCCTAGGATGCATCCAGGCAGGCGAACCCCACGCAAGCGCATACGCCAGACAGCGCGCACTCCCTGCCCAGCCCCACCACATCCACGGAGCAGGCACATGGCAGAACAGCTTCTGATCGACCAGATCACCGATGTGACCCACGGCGTATACCAGCCTTATGGTTGGCATCACTGGCCCAACCACCCCTGGATGAGCTACCAATTCCGCCGCGCCCTGGGCGAAACCCAGGAAGGCGGCGGCGCCGTCTCGGAATGCTTCCTTGCCGCCAGCCGCATGATCCCCGGCGACAAGGAAAGCTGGCACCGGGAATGGAAACGCCTGGCCGACTTCAACCAATCCCGCGGCGACCAGGAATTCGAGCAAGGCCACATCCGCACCGCCATGAACTGCTGGCTGCGCGCCGCCAACTACTACCGCCACACCGAATTCTGGCTCGAATACGCAGACCCCCGCCGCCTCGTCGCCTTCACCGACATGGAGCAATGCTCCCGTAAATTTATCGAAAACCTCAACCCCGCCGGCGAAACCGTTCAAATCCCCTACGAGCCCGGCAAGCCGCTATACGCCTACTTCGTCCGCGCGCCCTTCCACAACGGCAAACAACCCGTCCTGATCTGCATGGGCGGCCTGGACTCCATCAAGGACGAAATGTGGTTCATGCAGGCACACGGCGCGCTCCAGCGCGGCATCTCCGTCCTCATGATCGACGGTCCGGGCCAGGGCGGCACCCTCCGGCGCCACAAAATCCCCACCCGGCACGACTACGAAGTCCCCATCGGCAAATGCATCGACTACCTGCTCACCCGCCAGGATATCGACCCGGCCAGGATCGCCGTCTGCGGATCCTCCCTGGGCGGCTACTACGCGGCGCGCGCCGGCTGCTATGAGCCCCGCCTGGCCGCGGCGATCTCCCATGGCGCCATCTGGTCCATCCAGGAACTATGGGCCAACGCCAGGGAAGACCACGGCCTTGCGGACCACATCAAGACCGTATTCGGCGCCGGCTCCATGAAAGAGGCGCTGGAAAAAGCCCGGCCTTTCGCCCTGGAAGGCCACCTCGATCACATGAAATGCCCCTACCTGATCGTCCACGGCGGCCATGACGTACTCGGTGTCGCCGCCGCGCGCAAGGTAGCGGATTACGCGAAAGCCAGGGGCGTCGATGTCACCCTGCGCTTCGTCACCGAGGACGAAACCGGCGCCGACCACTGCCAGCATGACAACCCCACCATCGGCCAGGAACTCATGATGGACTGGCTCTGCGACGTATTCGCCATCGACGAACGCGAACTACGCAAAGCGGCGATCGACCCGCTGATCTGAATCCGATAGCGCCGCCGGCAAGTGCCGGCGCGACCGGCTATCCGCACCGCGTCTCCAAGGAGAAATATCGTGCAAAACCGCCACGCCGCGCTTGCCATGTTCCTGATCCTGCTGCTGTCCTACGTCCTGAATGCGGTCGACCGCACCCTGTTCTCGGTCCTGGCCATCGAGGTACGCAACGCCATGGGACTGTCCCTGCCGCAAGTCGGCCTGGCGTCTACCTTGTTCACCCTGGGCATGGGCCTGGCCGCCATTCCGACCGGCTACCTGCTCGGCATCCGCTCGCGCAAATCCGTCGTCATACTCGGGCTGGCGATTTTCTCCCTGGCCACACTCATGACCGCCTACGCGCAAGGGCTGGCGGACCTCCTGGCCTACCGCTTCATCTCCGGCCTGGGAGAGGCCATGCAGGCGACGGCCATCATCGCCATCGGGGCCAGCTACTTCTACAGGCATCGCGCGCTCGTCACGGGTTCCGTCTCCTTCGCCTACGGCATCGGCGCGTTCCTCGGCCCGACCTCCACGGCGGCGCTGCTGAATGCCTACGACTGGAAAAAGCCCTTCGTCGTCTTCGGCCTGGTGGGCGCGATCGCCATGGTCCTCGTATGGATCTGGGTCAAGCCATGGTTCAGCGAAAGCCGGGAAAACGAAGCGCCGGCGAACCGTGCCGCGAATGCCGCCGCGCGCGGCGCCAATGAGACGATCTGGAACCCGACCACCGTCACGCTGGGATTGGCATCCATCTGCGCCGGCGTGGCCGTCTACGGCTTCTCCGGCCTGTACCCGACCTACCTGCGCAACGCGCTGGGCTTTACGCCGGCGCAGGCCGCGTACGTCATGAGCGCCATCGGCATCGGCGGCTTCCTCGCGCCGCTCAGCGGCTGGCTGGGCGACCGTCTCGGATACCACAAGGTACTTTGCCTGGCCCTTCCCCTGGCCGCGCTCTCCGGCGGCATCGCCTTTACGGAACTGGACCGGTCGGTATACCTGCACGCCCTGGCCGCGGGCGTGTTCGGCGTATCCGTTCTGAGCCTGCTGTATTCGAACCTGTCGGCCATCATCATCGAATCCATGACGCCGGCCAAGACGGCGCAGGGATCGGGCATGTTCATCGCCAGCTACTACATCCCCGCCGCCTTCGCCGGCTACCTGCTGGCCGAACTGAAGGAAATATTCGGCTGGACGATGGCCGGCATTGTGCAGACATCCGGCTTCGCCATCCTTTCCATGGTGCTCGTCCTGGTCGCGACCGCGATGCGCCGAAAAGCAATGCTGCCCACGCCCGACGTCGAACTCGGCGCCCATCGTGCCTAGGCATAGAACGCCCCCAACCCGCAGGAGACCCGCAATGGCCCCCCACAACGAACACGCACCCGCCTCGCAATCGCAGGCCGATGCCGGCAGAATCAACGGCGTCATGCCGGGCGGCGGGACGGTGCCCTTCCGGCTGCCCGCCGGCGCCCTGGACTACCTGGACCGCAATCAGTACATCTCGAACATGGAAGTGATCGACTTCTTCCCGTCGATCAAGCTGACCATCTTCGGCGACGAACACTCCTGCATGTGGGCCAAGGGCGATCGCCGCCTGATCGCTTTCGAAGGCGGCTGGGTCGACATCACGGATCCCCGGCGCGCCACCGTCATCCCCGAATCCGGTCTTTCGACATTCCAGAGCTGTGTCTACAACGAAAAGCTCGGGAAATGGATACGCGTCGTCGCGCACCAGATGCCGCTGACGCCGGGAACGATGCAGTATCCGCGCGGCAAGTACCACGAGGAATACGCGAACAAGGCCATCGGCCACCCCGGCTTTCGCGGCATCAAGACCTATGACGTCACCAATCCCGAAAAGACGGTGCTCCTGAACGAATTCGAGACCGGCAAGACCGGCCATGGCGTCCACCTGCCCTTCTACGACGGCGGCAAGTATGCCTATCTGGCCTGCGGCTGGGACGACCAGCTTCGCATGGAAAGCACGGAGCGCGTCTACAGCAACGGGCTGATGATCGTCGACATGTCGGATCCGGCCAGCGTCAAGGAAGTCTCGCGCTGGTGGGCGCCGGGCCAGCGGCTGGACGAAGAAGAGTACTACCGGGCGACGTATCCCTTCGCCGGCGACCAATGCTCGTGGACCTGCAACCGCACGCCTTGCATCGTCCCCGTTCGCGTCGAGGATGGCGGCACCGTGGGCTACGGCGGCTGGGGACATTTCGGCATGTATGTCCACGACCTTTCCGACATCCGCAACCCCAAGGTCCACGGCAAGGTCACCCACCCGCTCGAAGCCATCGGCGGCATTCCGTACCACCACGTCGTGCCCGTCACCGCCGATCCGCAGCGCTATCCGAAGTTGCGGAACCTGGTCATCGCCATACCCGAATCCCTGGAATCCGACTGCCGCGAGCCTTTCCACACCAGCTACGTAGTGGACGTGAAGGACCCGGCCAACCCGCGCATCATCGGCCTGTTCCCCCGCCCGATGCCGCATCCGGACGCGCCCTACAAGGACTTCGCGATGGCGCGGGGCAGGTTCAGTTCGCGCGTCATGCAGCACTGGATCGCGCCCGGCCAGGCGCGCCCGGATATCGTGGCCCTGTCGTACCTGAATGCCGGGCTGCGCCTCTTCGACATCTCGGATCCCACCGCACCCAGGGAGGTCGCGTACTTCGTACCGGCGCGCGACGGCGACATCCACGACTACATGAGCTGGCGGCGCGGCACCTCGGAAGCGGTATTCATCGAATGGGACCGCAAGCTGATCTGGCTATCCACGCACGCGGGCCTTTACCTGCTCTCGGCGCCGTTCCTGGGCGAGCCCGTGCTCAAGCCCATGGCCGTCGAGCGATGGTCGGTACCGCACGTCAACGCCGGCTGGGAAGGGTGATCGTCCATGCGGATAGACATCCATAGCCACGTCATTCCCGACCGGATCATCGCGGCCATCGCCGCCGATCCCGGCCGCTTCCAGGCGCGGATCGCGGGCGAAGGCGGCGCCCGCAAAGTGGTGCACGACCAGGGGTATGTCTATCCGCTGTTCGACGAATTCCACATCGCCGACGCCAAGCTCGACGCCATGGACCGCAAGGGCATCGACATATCGGTCATATCGCCGGCGCCGCCGATGTTCTATTACTGGGCCGATGCCGACCTGGCGCTGGAGGTCGCCGGCCTGGTCAATGACGGCACCGCCGACATGGTGGCCGGCAAGCCGGACAGGCTGCGGGGCATGGCGACGGTGCCGATGCAGCATCCCGACGCCGCGGTCGCCGAACTGGAACGGGCGGTTCGCGAGTTCGGTTTCAAGGCGGTGGAAATCGGCACCTCCGTCGAAGGCGCGCAGCTGGCCGAGGAACGCTTCCGTCCGCTGCTGCGGCGCGCCGCCGAACTTGGCGTCTTCGTATTCGCCCACCCTTACTACGTCGGCGCGAAAAGCGGCCTGGAGAACTACTACCTGACCAATCTGATCGGCAACCCGCTGGACACCACGGTGATGCTCGCCAACCTGATGTTCTCCGGCCGGCTCGACGAACTTCCCGGACTGAAACTGGTGCTGGCGCATGGCGGCGGCTTCACGCCTTACCAGATCGGGCGGCTGGTCCACGGGCACGCGGTGCGCGGCGAGACGCATGGCATCAGCAAGACCTCGCCGAAGGACCTGCTCAAGCGCATCTATTTCGACAGCCTGGTTTTCGAACCCCAGGCGCTGCGCTACCTGATCGACCTGGTCGGCGCCGACCACGTTTGCATCGGCACCGACTCACCCTTTGACATGGCCGACGACCACCCGGCGGCAACCCTGGACGCGGTGCCTCGCATGACGCCGGCCGAGCGCCATTGTGTCTGCTGCGGCACGGCCTTGGCCCTGCTTCGAGAAGGCTAGGCCGCAAGGAGTGACCGGTGACCAACGCCACATCGACTTCGCAGACGGTCGGCCGCGCCATCCAGCTGATCCGGCTGGTCGCGTCGAGTAAAACGCACAATCTGCGCCTGATCGATATTGCGGAGATGGCGTCCTTGGACAAGTCCACCGCGCACCGCCTGCTGCAGCGCCTGGTGCAGGAACGCATGCTGGCGCGCGACCCCGGCAGGCGCGGCTACCGGCTGGGCCCGCTGCTGCACGAATTGGGGCTGGGCGCGCTGCCGGAAACCAATGTGGAGGAAGCCGCCGAGCCGGCCCTGCGGCAACTGGCGCGGACCACCGGCGACATGGCCTTCCTGAGCGGGCGCAGCGGACTGGAGATCGTCTGTCTGAAGCGCGTGGCGGGAAGTTTCGAGATCCAGACCCTGGCCCGCAATGTGGGG is from Bordetella bronchialis and encodes:
- a CDS encoding thiopurine S-methyltransferase; translation: MDPQFWLERWREGRTHFHQTRITPPLERFWPTLRLAPGSRVLVPLCGKSLDMPWLAARGLRVLGVELSPLAVEQFFDENGLTPQVRRSSMGEHYTAGDIEIIAGDIFDLDAETLRGCAAVFDRAALVALPREMRGPYVRHVYGQLPDDYQGLLITLDYPQHEMDGPPFCVGDEEVQALYGEPGADAHRIAELVYRRDTLAHEPKFQKAGVTRLETLVYVLRRRD
- a CDS encoding gluconokinase, yielding MATAIDKPVVLVLMGVSGCGKTTVAAILSGRLDWPFEEGDALHPQANIDKMHAGHPLTDEDRAPWLEKVAQWVEQCLDAGENGLITCSALKRSYRDIINRRGQGVRFVYLAGSKQTIAARLAARHGHFMPPSLLDSQFDALQEPTPDEPAIRVDIGPAPSAIANTIIQTLGLDAQTGKKENP
- a CDS encoding gluconate:H+ symporter, whose protein sequence is MTPSAALTSHDTQVLIVAAIGIVLLVVLIVWLKLHAFIALTIGALFVGVGSGIPLEKVTGSYEAGVGGVLGYVGVLIALGAMLGKLLADSGGADQVVDRILRGRPATLPWKMALVASIIGIPMFFEIGLVLLIPVVMLAVHKSRGPAMRLGIPALAGLSVLHGFIPPHPGPLAAIAILHADVGLTLALGLLIAIPTVAVGGPLFGVLAARMVPIGAAGAGLAVTGSDRPAEAAGDDSDAKPTRSPSFAVTLITLLSPIVLMLAKAAADIWLGKDDPVRHVLDFVGDPVFALLIAVLLAMVTFGTSVGFNISVLGKKIANSLLPVVGVMLIVGAGGGFKQALVDGGTGAAIAKIALATGLSTLVLGWIVAVLIRLATGSATVATVTAAGIVAPLAGNLPPSHLSLLVLAIGAGSLFFSHVNDAGFWLVKEYFGLTVGQTIKTWSLMETVLAVMGLILTYGLSLAM
- a CDS encoding alpha/beta fold hydrolase, which codes for MDTNEREQAWTVPDVAPLMVTGAGGVRVAAYEWGNPDGREIFLVHGVAQCHLCFAPQIDSELAREFRIVAVDLRGHGAADKPLDVAAYRHRSAWADDIAAVLKAKGLRRPVAVGWSMGGRVLRQYLMRYGDGALAGVNFVGSRVIEDARAAGPSTPPTEPARDLTLAQEVAHTMAFLDACYHKRPAHSLYESALCYNAIVPMPVRRAAAGWHTDPAETVAALRKVRVPVLITQGLADTIVLPQAARMIADAIPHARISWYEECGHSPFQEYPQRFNRELAEFARAIPA
- a CDS encoding MFS transporter yields the protein MDTRALAGAPRDAAPPPPAGTAARTSPAAVTALSDDDYALNVAARLDRLPYSRTARHFVFLISIGAIFELYDLFMTAYIAPGLVKSGLFATSSLHFFGLSGVGFFVFCTFAGMFVGTIFFGFVADRAGRRAIFTVSLVWYSLATLIMAFQHTAGGIDLFRFIASIGLGLEQVTIDTFIPELVPPHARGRAFALYQFIEFLIVPVVALLGWLLVPLQLLGLDGWRWVAIIASVGALAAWWLRRALPESPRWLAMHGRRERAESIMREIEASAERDLGHALPPPQVPAAARVESKGHFVELLRPPHRKRLIVMSVFNLLAVIGFYGFSAWVPTLLIAKGVEITKSLQYAFIIAIANPFGPLLGLLVADRMEPKWQIVCAGIGIGGFMVLFAMQVNPVAVIIFGVLVTLSNNWLSFIFHSYQAEQFPTRLRGRAVGFVYGWGRASAAIVGLLIGFFLGVGGTPGVAAFMGVAMVLMILVIAIFGPRTLRRPLEEISR
- a CDS encoding DHA2 family efflux MFS transporter permease subunit, whose translation is MATQQTSPSLPPLQGGQLVLATVAVALATFMNVLDTSIANVAIPTISGNLGVSVDEGTWVITVFAASNAVSIPLTGWLTQRIGQIRLFVGAIVLFTLASWLCGIAPSLPVLLFARVLQGAVAGPLIPMSQAILLGSYPKEKSSMALALWAMTATVGPIAGPSLGGWITDSYSWSWIFYINIPVGIFAALVTWSIYRRRETPTRKLPIDLVGLLLLITWVAALQIMLDKGRDLDWFNSSLIVGLAVTAIVSFTFFLIWELTEDHPIVDLRLFAQRNFSGGTIAISISYGVFFGNLVLLPQWMQEYLNYRSVDAGLVMAPLGIFALLLSPVMGKLLPKSDARIIATLAFVSFAGVFYMRSNYVTEIDTWHLVWPTLLQGIPMALFFVPLTAIILSGQPPQKIPAAAGLSNFVRVFCGAIGTSVAGTVWNNRTILHHERLTEVTAATNPAFSQQIDSIRTLLHLDTGAARTMFDNLLNAQAAMMGLDDIFYISAVIFLLIIPLIWITRPAKGGGGADASAAH
- a CDS encoding alpha/beta hydrolase family protein, translated to MAEQLLIDQITDVTHGVYQPYGWHHWPNHPWMSYQFRRALGETQEGGGAVSECFLAASRMIPGDKESWHREWKRLADFNQSRGDQEFEQGHIRTAMNCWLRAANYYRHTEFWLEYADPRRLVAFTDMEQCSRKFIENLNPAGETVQIPYEPGKPLYAYFVRAPFHNGKQPVLICMGGLDSIKDEMWFMQAHGALQRGISVLMIDGPGQGGTLRRHKIPTRHDYEVPIGKCIDYLLTRQDIDPARIAVCGSSLGGYYAARAGCYEPRLAAAISHGAIWSIQELWANAREDHGLADHIKTVFGAGSMKEALEKARPFALEGHLDHMKCPYLIVHGGHDVLGVAAARKVADYAKARGVDVTLRFVTEDETGADHCQHDNPTIGQELMMDWLCDVFAIDERELRKAAIDPLI